The candidate division TA06 bacterium B3_TA06 genome includes a region encoding these proteins:
- a CDS encoding DNA repair protein RadA yields MRKRESIFVCQSCGYEASRWMGRCPSCGEWNTLVEERAVKRGRKWSVEVSQAAKPTLLNEVQLEERPRLPTSHPEFDRVLGGGLVPGSVILLGGDPGIGKSTLALQLAWRLASAGPILYGSGEESLAQLKLRAQRLGIDVDNLYLLAETETEAIETRVKELGPIFLVVDSIQTMTTSALDGAPGSVGQVRESAARFQRLAKSEGVTTLIIGHVTKFGTLAGPRTLEHIVDTVLYFEGERFRQYRILRAVKNRFGSTNEIGLFEMTSRGLVDIENPSFIFLSDQTERPPGAAVTVVMEGTRPLLVEVQGLTAPTPFPSPQRVTTGFPRHRFAMLLAVLARRGGISALSLDTYLNVVGGISIEEPSCDLAVLLAVASSLKDRKLPDDLVCFGEVGLGGEVRAAAQAGLRLREAARLGFSKALIPKRNLGEVKGVTGVKGVTGVTGIEAIGVRSIREALEYLRNP; encoded by the coding sequence TTGAGGAAACGCGAATCGATCTTTGTTTGCCAGAGCTGCGGGTATGAGGCCTCTCGTTGGATGGGGCGTTGTCCATCCTGCGGGGAATGGAACACCCTCGTAGAGGAACGTGCTGTCAAGAGAGGACGCAAATGGTCTGTCGAAGTAAGCCAGGCTGCCAAGCCTACCCTCCTGAATGAGGTCCAGCTGGAGGAGAGGCCTCGTCTACCTACATCGCATCCTGAGTTTGACAGGGTACTCGGCGGTGGGCTTGTCCCAGGATCGGTAATCCTTCTTGGGGGCGATCCAGGGATCGGTAAATCAACCCTTGCGCTTCAACTTGCCTGGCGACTCGCATCGGCAGGCCCGATTCTTTATGGATCGGGCGAGGAGTCGCTTGCCCAACTCAAGCTTCGCGCCCAGCGGTTGGGGATTGATGTAGACAACCTTTATCTCCTTGCGGAGACCGAGACCGAAGCCATCGAGACAAGGGTCAAGGAGCTTGGGCCTATCTTTCTGGTGGTTGATTCTATCCAGACGATGACTACCTCAGCACTTGATGGAGCACCAGGAAGTGTGGGACAGGTAAGAGAGAGTGCGGCACGGTTCCAGAGGTTGGCTAAATCAGAAGGCGTCACCACCCTTATCATAGGCCACGTCACCAAGTTCGGCACCTTGGCAGGGCCGCGTACCCTGGAGCACATTGTGGATACGGTGCTCTATTTTGAGGGCGAGCGTTTCCGGCAGTACCGCATCCTGCGTGCGGTCAAGAATCGTTTTGGCTCAACCAACGAGATAGGGCTTTTTGAGATGACCTCCAGGGGGCTAGTGGATATCGAGAATCCATCGTTTATCTTCCTTTCCGATCAGACAGAGCGTCCCCCAGGGGCCGCAGTCACCGTGGTCATGGAAGGAACAAGGCCTCTGCTGGTCGAAGTCCAGGGGCTTACAGCTCCTACACCATTTCCTTCGCCTCAGAGGGTTACCACCGGCTTCCCCCGCCACCGCTTCGCAATGCTGCTTGCCGTATTGGCAAGACGCGGCGGTATCTCCGCTCTTTCTCTTGACACCTACCTGAATGTTGTAGGAGGCATATCCATCGAGGAGCCCTCATGCGACCTCGCGGTCCTGCTGGCTGTAGCCTCTTCACTAAAGGATCGCAAACTACCGGATGATCTTGTCTGCTTCGGTGAGGTGGGTCTTGGTGGCGAGGTACGAGCAGCGGCTCAGGCAGGGCTGCGTCTGCGCGAGGCGGCGCGACTGGGATTTAGTAAGGCATTGATACCCAAGCGTAACCTCGGGGAAGTTAAGGGCGTTACGGGTGTTAAGGGTGTTACGGGTGTTACGGGTATTGAAGCCATCGGGGTAAGATCGATTCGAGAAGCCCTCGAATACCTGCGAAACCCCTGA
- a CDS encoding methionine--tRNA ligase yields MKKPLKKEPFYITTPIYYVNAEPHIGHTYTTVLADTLARFWRLYGSDVYFLTGTDEHGDKIMQAAKKEGVETQAYVDRIAGIFKSTFEELGFSNNRFIRTTDADHVKVVQEILQKVYDKGDIYFGSYGGYYCVGCERFYTEKEIVDGKCPDHQTELKYISEKNYFFKMSFYQDWLIKHIEENPSFIEPESHRNKVASFLSEPLGDLCISRPKERLPWGIPLPFDSNYVTYVWFDALINYLTAIGYPDGPDFRKYWDNCYHLIAKDILIPHAIYWPTMLKAMGAGPYKGLRVHGWWQVDEAKMSKSLGNVVRPLDMKAKYGFESFRYFLLREMSFGLDSSFNEELLVERINSDLANDFGNLVSRVLGMTERYQDGIVHKVEGEEGRLQAISQDISEELPKLMEAFRFRKAILKIWELVTGSNAFVEESAPWVLNKEGKTDKLAGVLYALLESLRLLSVFLTPFMPETCAKLRTKLGLQALDNAVGYNELVKWGRLKDGVKIEKGAALFPRVEYSAEECSAE; encoded by the coding sequence ATGAAGAAACCCTTGAAGAAAGAGCCGTTTTACATAACCACGCCTATCTACTACGTTAACGCCGAGCCGCACATCGGCCATACCTACACCACGGTGCTGGCCGACACGCTCGCGCGCTTCTGGCGCCTTTACGGCTCCGACGTCTACTTTTTGACAGGCACCGACGAGCACGGCGACAAGATCATGCAGGCGGCAAAGAAAGAAGGCGTCGAGACCCAAGCCTACGTTGACCGCATCGCCGGAATATTCAAGAGCACCTTCGAGGAGCTGGGGTTTTCTAACAACCGGTTCATCCGCACCACAGATGCAGACCACGTGAAGGTTGTGCAGGAGATCCTGCAGAAGGTCTATGATAAGGGTGACATCTACTTCGGCTCCTACGGCGGCTACTACTGCGTGGGCTGCGAACGATTCTACACCGAGAAGGAGATAGTGGATGGTAAGTGCCCTGACCATCAGACCGAACTCAAGTATATCTCTGAGAAGAACTACTTCTTCAAGATGAGCTTCTACCAGGACTGGCTGATCAAACATATCGAGGAGAATCCCTCGTTCATCGAGCCGGAGAGCCACCGCAACAAGGTTGCCTCGTTCCTCTCCGAGCCGCTGGGTGATTTGTGTATATCCAGACCCAAGGAGCGCCTGCCCTGGGGGATTCCACTGCCGTTCGACTCCAACTACGTCACCTACGTGTGGTTCGACGCGCTCATAAACTACCTGACTGCAATCGGTTACCCGGACGGGCCGGACTTTCGTAAATATTGGGATAACTGCTATCACCTGATCGCCAAGGACATCCTTATCCCCCACGCCATCTACTGGCCCACGATGCTTAAAGCGATGGGCGCGGGCCCGTACAAGGGGCTACGTGTTCACGGCTGGTGGCAGGTGGACGAGGCCAAGATGAGTAAGTCTTTGGGCAACGTGGTGAGACCCTTGGATATGAAGGCCAAATACGGGTTCGAGTCGTTCAGGTATTTCTTGCTTCGCGAGATGAGCTTCGGGCTGGACTCTTCTTTCAATGAAGAGCTTCTGGTGGAACGCATCAACTCCGACCTGGCCAATGATTTCGGGAATCTGGTTTCCCGCGTCCTGGGTATGACCGAGCGCTATCAGGACGGCATCGTGCATAAGGTGGAAGGAGAGGAGGGTAGACTGCAAGCGATCAGTCAGGATATCTCCGAGGAGCTTCCTAAGCTAATGGAAGCCTTCAGGTTCCGGAAGGCTATCTTAAAGATCTGGGAGCTGGTCACCGGTTCAAACGCGTTCGTTGAGGAGTCCGCACCGTGGGTGCTCAACAAGGAAGGCAAGACCGATAAGCTGGCCGGTGTGCTCTACGCGTTGCTGGAATCACTTAGACTGCTTTCGGTCTTCCTCACCCCGTTCATGCCTGAGACGTGCGCCAAGCTCCGCACCAAGCTGGGGCTCCAGGCTCTGGATAACGCCGTTGGATACAATGAGTTAGTCAAGTGGGGACGCTTGAAGGACGGTGTCAAGATCGAGAAAGGAGCGGCCCTGTTCCCGCGGGTGGAGTACTCTGCCGAAGAGTGCTCAGCGGAGTAA
- the rpsT gene encoding 30S ribosomal protein S20, producing the protein MPVIKSVLKNVRQNAKRRAVNRARRSRLKTEIAKFTAATKKDKKKLYPAVQAVIDKTVREGVIHRNKAARLKSRLASQIT; encoded by the coding sequence ATGCCTGTTATTAAAAGTGTATTGAAGAATGTAAGGCAGAACGCCAAAAGACGAGCGGTCAACCGTGCACGTAGGTCTCGTCTGAAGACTGAGATCGCTAAGTTCACTGCCGCGACCAAGAAGGACAAAAAGAAGCTTTATCCTGCGGTGCAGGCCGTGATCGACAAGACCGTGCGCGAAGGCGTGATCCACCGCAACAAGGCTGCACGACTTAAATCAAGACTGGCAAGCCAGATAACTTAG
- a CDS encoding HicB family protein, with translation MTKKFTAIVVKEERWYVAHCVELGVVSQGKTIEEAQANLKEAVELYLESFGSDDLPESVGEVVLYPFEVRSG, from the coding sequence ATGACCAAGAAGTTTACTGCTATCGTGGTGAAGGAAGAGCGCTGGTACGTGGCCCACTGCGTGGAGTTGGGGGTGGTCAGTCAGGGCAAGACCATCGAGGAGGCGCAGGCCAATCTCAAGGAAGCGGTAGAACTTTATCTGGAGAGTTTCGGTTCAGATGATCTTCCGGAAAGTGTAGGGGAAGTGGTGCTCTATCCCTTTGAGGTAAGGAGTGGCTAA
- a CDS encoding isoprenylcysteine carboxyl methyltransferase, with product MNKRSEIQARPRVTARGVIGALMSLRAAIIGGVCFFLAAWKLNIVRGWIYFGMALVGALAGAIIMITCTPGLAHERAKAKEGTKTWDKILLLIYFILGLIVMPVVAGLDVGKFCWTLLPAYFVVIGIAVYVFAFALTLWAMLSNPFFESTVRIQKDRDQKVISTGPYRFVRHPGYVGMLIGSLHLPFVIGSIYALIPAGVMIILAITRTYLEDKTLQEELNGYKEYAAKVKYRLFPGIW from the coding sequence ATGAATAAGAGATCAGAAATCCAAGCAAGGCCAAGGGTGACCGCCAGGGGTGTAATCGGAGCCTTGATGTCGCTACGGGCGGCAATCATTGGCGGAGTTTGTTTCTTTCTTGCGGCATGGAAACTCAACATCGTTAGAGGGTGGATATATTTCGGGATGGCTCTCGTGGGGGCGCTGGCAGGAGCGATTATTATGATTACGTGTACACCGGGTCTTGCGCACGAGAGGGCGAAAGCAAAGGAAGGAACAAAGACCTGGGATAAGATATTGTTGCTCATCTATTTCATATTAGGACTTATCGTTATGCCGGTTGTGGCCGGGTTGGATGTAGGCAAGTTTTGCTGGACGCTGCTGCCTGCCTATTTCGTAGTTATTGGTATAGCCGTTTACGTGTTTGCTTTTGCGCTCACCCTATGGGCGATGCTGTCAAATCCCTTCTTTGAGAGTACGGTGCGTATCCAGAAAGATAGGGACCAGAAAGTTATAAGCACCGGTCCTTACAGGTTTGTGCGACATCCGGGTTACGTAGGGATGCTGATAGGTTCGCTTCACCTTCCTTTCGTAATCGGTTCAATTTATGCGCTGATCCCGGCCGGTGTGATGATAATCCTCGCAATAACAAGAACCTATCTGGAAGACAAGACACTGCAGGAAGAGTTGAATGGATACAAAGAGTATGCTGCGAAGGTTAAGTACAGGTTGTTTCCAGGGATATGGTAG
- the rnc gene encoding ribonuclease III, with protein sequence MRELQKKLKISFRRKDLLERALTHPSYAHEQTGDRRMSYERLEFLGDAVYEMLLREYFYEALDQADEGMLSKLKNRYSSGAFMAELARKLGLDRALRLGHSEESEGRAKTSILASTFEALMGALYLDRGLRRCRRWFRIHVAPQIDLSKIPFDAKSRLNIRLSGQSFEYRILAKEGEDHRPCFRVGLYVEGELVASGEAGSKKQAEVRAAEAYLEALKEKS encoded by the coding sequence GTGCGAGAACTTCAAAAAAAGCTCAAGATATCCTTTCGACGTAAGGATCTTCTGGAGAGGGCGTTAACTCATCCCTCCTATGCTCATGAGCAGACAGGGGATCGCCGCATGTCTTATGAGCGGCTTGAGTTCTTGGGGGATGCGGTTTATGAGATGCTTCTGCGCGAATACTTCTATGAAGCTTTGGATCAAGCAGATGAAGGGATGCTTTCCAAGCTCAAGAACCGCTATTCGTCCGGGGCATTCATGGCCGAGCTTGCACGTAAGTTGGGGCTAGACAGAGCGTTGCGTTTGGGCCACAGCGAGGAGAGTGAGGGGCGGGCAAAGACTTCTATACTGGCAAGCACCTTTGAGGCGCTTATGGGAGCTCTTTACCTTGACCGTGGATTACGCAGATGCCGGCGTTGGTTTCGCATTCATGTGGCCCCACAAATCGATCTTTCGAAAATTCCTTTCGATGCAAAGTCCAGACTCAACATCCGTCTTTCAGGGCAATCCTTCGAGTATAGGATTCTTGCAAAGGAGGGTGAAGACCACCGTCCTTGCTTTCGTGTGGGACTCTATGTGGAGGGGGAACTTGTTGCATCGGGCGAAGCAGGAAGCAAAAAACAGGCTGAGGTGCGGGCAGCAGAGGCCTATCTGGAAGCACTTAAGGAGAAGTCATGA
- a CDS encoding alcohol dehydrogenase, which produces MKALRCRVSIPRYLLAKVLGKRYPVSFLPLRLVDISEPSPLPGWRRVKVRLCGICGSDIALLYGKNSPRLSPFFSFPAVLGHEILGEVDGKRVVVNPNLACRERGMERCDACAGGDEEICQNTAEGAFAPGMLGFCRDLVGGWGEWIWAHPDKVHPVPERVPDERAVLTEPLAVALRGLRNFDLSNDGKTLVIGAGTIGLITIRLLRILGYKAEIHVAARYPLQAELAIELGADRVYSDVWDATRQVGAKSYKAIIGPPGWRGGFDVVVDAAGSKTSLQQASWAAREGGKLLLLGSPGEMKHDFSPHWFREVKLLGSYIYSDADFKRAVELLLKMEGIEKLVTHKFLLSDWRKAIRTVIHRRGIKVVFKP; this is translated from the coding sequence ATGAAGGCGCTGCGCTGCCGTGTCTCTATACCTCGATATCTCTTAGCCAAGGTCCTGGGCAAACGTTATCCGGTCTCCTTTCTTCCTCTCCGTTTAGTAGATATTTCTGAACCTTCCCCTCTACCGGGTTGGAGGCGGGTTAAGGTACGTCTTTGCGGTATCTGCGGTTCGGATATCGCCCTGCTTTACGGGAAGAACTCGCCGCGTCTTTCGCCTTTTTTCTCCTTTCCGGCTGTCCTCGGCCACGAGATTCTGGGTGAGGTAGATGGAAAACGGGTTGTGGTGAACCCCAACCTTGCCTGCCGTGAACGGGGGATGGAGCGGTGTGATGCGTGCGCGGGCGGGGATGAGGAGATTTGCCAGAATACTGCGGAGGGGGCTTTTGCCCCGGGGATGCTTGGCTTCTGCCGCGACCTCGTGGGTGGATGGGGTGAGTGGATTTGGGCTCATCCAGATAAGGTTCATCCTGTCCCTGAGAGGGTGCCGGACGAGCGGGCGGTTTTAACCGAACCCCTGGCTGTGGCGCTGCGGGGACTGCGGAACTTTGATCTGTCAAATGACGGAAAGACGCTTGTTATCGGCGCAGGAACCATAGGCCTGATTACAATAAGACTGTTACGGATACTCGGCTATAAAGCTGAGATTCATGTGGCGGCGCGGTATCCATTGCAGGCCGAACTGGCAATAGAGCTTGGGGCGGATAGAGTATACTCTGATGTTTGGGACGCAACGCGGCAGGTTGGTGCCAAATCCTACAAAGCCATCATCGGACCGCCGGGCTGGCGGGGTGGTTTTGATGTGGTGGTAGACGCCGCTGGAAGCAAAACCAGCCTACAGCAGGCGTCGTGGGCTGCAAGAGAGGGCGGCAAACTTTTGCTTTTGGGTTCACCAGGCGAGATGAAGCATGATTTCTCTCCCCATTGGTTCCGTGAGGTGAAGCTCTTGGGGAGTTACATCTACTCGGATGCTGATTTCAAGCGGGCGGTAGAGCTTCTTCTCAAAATGGAGGGCATCGAGAAGCTCGTCACTCACAAGTTTCTGTTGTCCGATTGGCGCAAGGCCATCCGCACGGTTATCCACCGCCGCGGCATCAAGGTTGTGTTCAAACCGTAA
- a CDS encoding ABC transporter permease codes for MIRQLGRYLIFTFRAFGGMGYVLRRPKLILDQVYHLGLLSLPVVSFTAVFIGMVVALMVSYQLEAGLPKFYVGATGGRTILIELAPVIISLLIVARVGSNITARIGTMKVTEQIDALETMGINSVHYLALPIIIAGVIVVPALVIYGNFISLVAAAVSAKVILNIPIADYVFGLRRYVILNDVLGGLLKTLLFGLTMGSVSSYYGFETGVGAEGVGRSVTYSVVTAAALIMVIDFGVAFWVFR; via the coding sequence TTGATTCGACAGCTTGGCCGGTATCTGATCTTCACCTTCCGGGCGTTCGGTGGGATGGGGTATGTCCTTCGTCGGCCTAAACTCATACTCGACCAGGTCTACCATCTCGGGCTTCTGTCGCTGCCTGTCGTTTCATTTACAGCGGTATTCATAGGGATGGTTGTTGCACTTATGGTTAGCTATCAGCTCGAGGCCGGTTTGCCCAAGTTCTACGTTGGCGCTACCGGTGGACGTACGATCCTTATCGAGCTTGCCCCGGTGATTATCTCGCTTCTTATTGTGGCCAGGGTCGGTTCGAACATCACCGCCCGTATAGGCACCATGAAGGTTACCGAGCAGATAGACGCTTTGGAAACCATGGGCATCAACTCGGTTCACTATCTTGCACTGCCCATAATAATTGCGGGTGTGATCGTGGTTCCCGCACTGGTGATCTACGGAAATTTCATCTCGCTTGTCGCGGCCGCGGTTTCCGCCAAGGTGATCCTGAACATTCCGATAGCCGACTACGTCTTCGGTCTGCGGCGCTACGTGATCCTCAATGACGTACTGGGCGGCCTGTTGAAAACCTTGTTGTTCGGGCTTACTATGGGTTCTGTTTCATCCTACTACGGGTTTGAGACCGGCGTGGGGGCGGAAGGGGTTGGACGTTCGGTTACCTATTCGGTGGTTACCGCCGCGGCACTGATTATGGTTATAGATTTTGGCGTTGCCTTCTGGGTGTTCAGATGA
- a CDS encoding nucleotidyltransferase, translating into MKTLEEIKATLRRHKPLLREKFKVNQIGVFGSYAKGEESQASDVDILVEFNQPIGWEFVDLKEFLEEILGQDVDLVTVKALRASLRGNILKEVSYA; encoded by the coding sequence ATGAAAACCCTCGAAGAGATAAAGGCGACGTTAAGGAGGCATAAACCCCTTCTCAGGGAGAAGTTCAAGGTAAACCAGATTGGGGTTTTTGGCTCATACGCCAAGGGTGAGGAATCCCAGGCAAGTGACGTGGATATACTGGTAGAATTCAATCAACCTATCGGCTGGGAGTTTGTTGACCTGAAGGAGTTCCTCGAAGAGATTCTGGGCCAGGATGTGGACCTCGTCACGGTTAAAGCCTTGCGAGCTTCGCTAAGGGGAAATATCCTGAAAGAGGTAAGCTACGCGTGA
- the dnaB gene encoding replicative DNA helicase, whose translation MLISQEAMYKAFGTLRPSCFYDRKNRLIAEALQGLFERNETADLVTVIEELKRQKKLSDAGGLGYLSSLAENVVAPAHVEEHARIVYEKWVQRRLIGIATRIVQDAYDSSQPVDEMLDKAENLIFEIKESKLRRGFVALKDLLVPAMRNIDMAKQEGRYITGIRTGFTDLDKWTSGFQKGELVIIAGRPSMGKSSLATNIVVEAARHTGIRVGIFSLEMTTEMLTERIICSEAGVRLSKMRSGRLSMDEYRRISEAMGRLNELQIFIDDSASLTVLELKAKARRLHAEGEVGMFIVDYMQLMDASAGFAGQRNRQQEITEISRVLKALAKELNVPVVAISQLSRRPEMREDKRPQLADLRESGSIEQDADLVMLIYRPGFYQTSKEEKHREEDTEEDREEIVVTEAKIARIIIAKQRNGPTGEFRMVFLDKYMRFEDYTAREEPERIAPSVTEEPLD comes from the coding sequence ATGCTTATCTCGCAGGAGGCCATGTACAAGGCGTTCGGGACCCTTCGTCCCTCCTGCTTCTACGACCGTAAGAACCGGCTTATCGCCGAGGCGCTGCAGGGGCTCTTCGAGCGCAACGAGACCGCCGATCTCGTAACTGTAATCGAGGAGCTCAAGCGGCAAAAGAAGCTTTCCGATGCAGGAGGGCTGGGGTATCTCTCTTCCCTCGCCGAGAACGTAGTGGCGCCTGCACACGTCGAGGAGCATGCTCGCATAGTCTATGAGAAGTGGGTCCAGCGCAGACTTATAGGTATTGCCACCCGGATCGTTCAGGACGCCTATGACTCTAGCCAGCCCGTGGATGAGATGCTCGATAAGGCTGAGAATCTGATCTTCGAGATCAAGGAGTCCAAGCTGCGGCGGGGATTCGTGGCGCTCAAGGACCTTCTTGTACCTGCTATGCGCAATATTGACATGGCCAAACAGGAGGGACGTTACATCACAGGTATACGGACAGGTTTTACTGATTTGGATAAATGGACATCCGGTTTCCAGAAAGGTGAACTCGTAATCATCGCAGGCAGACCCTCTATGGGTAAGTCATCTCTTGCTACCAACATAGTCGTAGAAGCCGCCAGGCATACGGGCATAAGGGTAGGTATATTCAGTCTAGAGATGACCACTGAGATGCTTACAGAGCGGATCATCTGCTCAGAGGCCGGGGTCAGACTTTCAAAGATGCGTTCCGGGCGTTTGAGCATGGATGAGTATAGACGTATCTCGGAGGCTATGGGGAGACTTAATGAACTTCAGATCTTCATAGACGATTCCGCGTCGCTTACCGTACTGGAGCTTAAGGCCAAGGCGAGAAGGCTTCATGCAGAAGGTGAGGTAGGGATGTTTATCGTTGACTACATGCAGCTTATGGACGCATCAGCCGGGTTTGCAGGTCAGCGCAACCGTCAACAGGAGATTACCGAGATCAGTAGAGTTCTCAAGGCCCTGGCCAAGGAGCTCAACGTCCCTGTGGTCGCAATCTCGCAGCTTTCCCGGCGTCCTGAGATGAGGGAAGACAAGCGGCCACAACTGGCCGATCTCAGAGAGTCCGGTTCCATTGAGCAAGATGCCGATCTTGTTATGTTGATATATCGGCCTGGATTCTATCAAACTAGCAAAGAAGAAAAGCACAGAGAAGAAGACACAGAAGAGGATAGAGAGGAAATAGTAGTGACTGAAGCAAAGATAGCTAGAATAATTATTGCAAAACAACGAAATGGGCCTACTGGCGAATTTAGAATGGTGTTTTTGGATAAATACATGCGTTTTGAAGACTACACAGCGAGAGAAGAACCTGAGAGGATAGCACCTTCAGTAACAGAGGAGCCTTTAGATTGA
- a CDS encoding ribulose phosphate epimerase, translating to MLKQDNLVFRFHGKPTPSLDALAQKLRKVLEAHGYHYSRISRSPRLVLNFISNDAVKSYRRKAQATFVLSLLEASEVSQDPIRAWYPYLVRALSNMLLVYIPGIQAHFLTLDLGHFVESEGEGFAERLFKRINPMASSVLVVNNRFEQDLEPELWEGDELTRALSAAGCKLGEWSLLPAAFPIEEILSAEDFRHVKRLYGIGGLSYGNLSVRKDGSRFWMSASGVDKSKLREIGREILLVKDYDPLENAIVLSVPPSVEPRRVSVDAIEHLMIYRAHPEVGAIIHVHAWMQGVPTTQFQYPCGTYQLGQAVAEKVRQSPDPASAVVGLKNHGLTVTGRNLAHILDRIDGKLIKQVPME from the coding sequence ATGCTGAAACAAGATAACCTGGTGTTCCGCTTCCACGGGAAACCTACCCCTTCTCTTGATGCCCTTGCACAAAAGCTCAGGAAGGTCCTTGAGGCACACGGCTACCATTATAGCCGGATTTCACGCTCCCCTCGGCTGGTGCTCAACTTCATCTCCAATGACGCTGTCAAGTCATACCGACGTAAGGCACAGGCCACATTCGTGCTCTCGCTGTTGGAGGCATCCGAGGTTTCCCAAGACCCCATCCGGGCATGGTACCCCTACCTGGTGCGGGCGCTTTCCAACATGCTTCTCGTGTATATCCCTGGCATCCAGGCCCACTTTTTGACCCTGGATCTTGGGCACTTTGTGGAGTCGGAAGGGGAAGGGTTCGCAGAAAGACTGTTTAAGCGGATTAACCCCATGGCCTCCTCGGTTCTCGTGGTTAACAACCGATTCGAGCAAGACCTCGAGCCCGAGCTTTGGGAAGGGGATGAGCTTACCCGCGCGCTTTCTGCGGCAGGGTGCAAGCTGGGCGAATGGAGCCTTTTGCCCGCCGCCTTTCCCATCGAAGAGATCCTTTCGGCGGAGGATTTTCGCCATGTCAAGCGCCTCTACGGGATCGGAGGGCTCTCCTACGGAAACCTTTCGGTGCGCAAGGATGGAAGCCGTTTCTGGATGAGCGCCTCCGGAGTGGATAAGTCAAAGTTGCGTGAGATCGGCAGGGAGATCCTTTTGGTCAAGGATTACGACCCTCTGGAGAACGCCATCGTCCTCTCAGTGCCGCCGAGCGTTGAGCCGCGCAGGGTCTCGGTGGACGCCATCGAACACTTGATGATATACCGTGCGCACCCCGAGGTGGGAGCCATCATCCACGTCCACGCCTGGATGCAGGGGGTGCCCACCACCCAATTCCAGTACCCCTGTGGAACCTATCAGCTTGGCCAGGCGGTTGCAGAAAAGGTGCGCCAAAGCCCTGATCCAGCCAGCGCGGTGGTAGGGCTCAAAAACCACGGACTGACCGTTACCGGACGAAACCTTGCCCACATCCTCGATCGTATCGACGGGAAGCTCATCAAGCAAGTCCCTATGGAATGA
- a CDS encoding ABC transporter ATP-binding protein, with amino-acid sequence MIKVSGLSKGFSRQKVLADVSFEAHDGRRVFILGKSGSGKTVFLKCILGLLVPDSGKVLIDGDDVTRLMAKPRFKKELTRVRQRIGYVFQGSALLDSLSVADNIALALDGKGLAWEERNRIIDEKIALVGLDREVRRKYPAQLSGGMKKLVAIARAIAAGPAYIFYDEPTTALDPAVATRITKLIIELSERLEVTSLIVTHDMGLARRAGQDVYFLKDYTLSRPRRTTRLEELYE; translated from the coding sequence ATGATAAAGGTTTCCGGGCTCTCCAAGGGCTTCTCTCGGCAGAAGGTGCTTGCCGACGTTAGTTTCGAGGCACACGACGGCCGCAGGGTGTTCATACTTGGCAAGTCGGGCTCAGGTAAAACCGTGTTCCTCAAGTGCATACTGGGGTTGCTCGTTCCCGATTCTGGAAAGGTTCTTATAGATGGGGATGATGTGACAAGACTTATGGCAAAGCCTCGCTTCAAAAAGGAACTGACCCGCGTTCGACAGAGGATAGGGTATGTATTTCAGGGATCAGCACTCCTGGATTCCCTCTCCGTTGCAGACAACATCGCTCTTGCCCTGGACGGCAAAGGACTTGCCTGGGAAGAACGCAACCGGATCATCGACGAAAAGATCGCTCTGGTTGGACTTGATAGGGAGGTAAGACGTAAGTACCCCGCTCAGCTTTCCGGGGGGATGAAGAAACTTGTGGCTATCGCGCGTGCTATCGCCGCCGGGCCGGCATACATCTTCTACGACGAACCCACCACCGCTCTTGACCCGGCGGTGGCCACGCGCATCACCAAACTCATCATAGAACTTAGCGAACGGCTTGAGGTAACTTCCTTGATCGTCACCCACGACATGGGGCTTGCAAGGCGCGCCGGACAGGACGTCTACTTTCTAAAGGACTATACCCTGAGCCGTCCGCGACGCACTACCCGATTGGAGGAACTTTATGAATAA